A region from the Nitrososphaerales archaeon genome encodes:
- the ilvA gene encoding threonine ammonia-lyase, which produces MYPALKDIADAQKVLQNVVRKTPLEYSNTFSRFTNCKLYLKEESLQKTGSFKVRGAYVKVNSLSQEQKRQGVIAASAGNHGQGVAYASSMQNIPCTIVMPVNASPAKVSATRGYGADVVLHGVVYDQSWEKAQEIAKEKGRVVVHAFDDPYVIAGNGTIGLEILEDMPDLDAVYLPVGGGGLAAGVAIAVKTKKPDVKVIGVQSKAFPAMKMSIEKGKIVEISNGSTIADGISVKHPGELTFEILSRHIDDIVTVGDNEIVKTMFLLMERNKLVVEPAGAAGLAYLVSNGNPFKDKKVVTVLTGGNVDMYLLGQIVSKGLLETGRMLKISIQLVDRPGELKRVVDSIVANRVNIVEVLHDRLSQDVAVGKAKVTLSLETEDAEHTKRLMEFLKVNNIEFEVVS; this is translated from the coding sequence ATGTATCCTGCATTAAAGGATATAGCTGATGCACAGAAGGTTCTTCAGAACGTTGTACGTAAGACACCGCTGGAGTATTCCAATACGTTCAGTAGGTTTACCAACTGCAAATTATACCTGAAAGAAGAATCTTTGCAGAAGACCGGTTCATTCAAGGTACGCGGCGCATATGTGAAAGTAAATTCTCTTTCGCAGGAGCAAAAAAGGCAAGGGGTAATTGCGGCGTCTGCGGGTAACCATGGGCAGGGCGTTGCGTATGCGTCAAGCATGCAAAATATTCCTTGCACCATAGTAATGCCTGTAAATGCATCGCCAGCAAAGGTTTCTGCAACAAGAGGTTACGGCGCCGATGTAGTACTACATGGTGTTGTTTATGACCAATCGTGGGAGAAAGCTCAGGAGATTGCAAAGGAAAAAGGAAGAGTTGTTGTTCATGCATTTGACGATCCGTACGTTATCGCGGGGAACGGAACGATTGGTTTAGAAATTCTAGAAGATATGCCAGATCTCGATGCTGTATACCTTCCAGTAGGAGGTGGAGGTTTGGCAGCTGGTGTTGCAATTGCCGTAAAGACCAAGAAACCAGATGTGAAAGTAATAGGTGTCCAGTCAAAGGCTTTTCCTGCAATGAAGATGTCTATAGAGAAGGGAAAGATTGTTGAAATCAGTAATGGTTCGACTATAGCAGATGGTATATCAGTAAAGCATCCCGGTGAGCTAACTTTCGAGATTTTGAGCAGACATATCGATGATATTGTAACTGTTGGTGATAATGAGATAGTTAAGACGATGTTTTTGCTTATGGAGAGAAATAAATTGGTAGTAGAGCCTGCAGGTGCTGCGGGTCTAGCTTACCTTGTTTCAAATGGTAATCCTTTCAAGGATAAGAAAGTCGTTACAGTCCTAACCGGTGGTAATGTAGACATGTATTTGCTTGGTCAGATCGTTTCAAAGGGGTTACTGGAAACGGGAAGGATGCTGAAGATATCCATACAGCTTGTTGATAGACCCGGTGAGTTGAAGAGAGTGGTTGATAGCATAGTTGCCAATAGGGTTAACATTGTTGAGGTTTTGCATGATCGCTTAAGTCAGGACGTGGCCGTAGGAAAAGCAAAGGTAACTCTAAGTTTGGAAACTGAAGACGCTGAACATACAAAGAGGCTGATGGAATTTCTAAAGGTGAACAATATTGAGTTTGAGGTAGTTTCCTAA